ATATTGTTCTGCTATTAAAGTATCTAAATGCATAGGTAGAAATGGCCCAAATTGTTCTGTCGCACCTACTGAGATAATAGCAGTGTCTATTGGGTTATCAGAGAGATCAGTTGTTGTGTTTGTGTAATTCATCTTTTCTTACCCTCACTTTTATGTTAGTACCAGCAAATTGATGTTGAATTGAATTAATCTTTACTTATTGAATAGTCTTTCATTATTCCTTTCTCATTGAAGTGTATAATCAACCACTCGGAATCTATTCTAATAAAGCCTCTTTCTGGACCTAAAAAGTATACTAAGTAGTTTTCACTTTTTCTAATATAATCTGTATCAGTTGGATCGCCTAAGAGTTCAACAACTTCGTTCTTAGACGTACCTTTTATTTTTTTTGGTTATTGAATCAAGCATATAAAACCTTTCATCACTAATACCGTCGAAATTTATCCATCGTTCTTTAGAAAAAGAGGATTTCGACTTAATTTCAATTGTTGTTGTTAGAAAGAATGCAAATATTGTGATTCCCACAAGTTGCATTGAGATCAGAATTCCTCTATAGAACTTTTGCTTTATTCTTCTCCAAACAAGAACGTGTACAAGCGTAATGAACGCTAAGGGAACAAAAAGAACAATAATATTGGAAACAGAGAACCCCGAATACGATTCATAGAAAAAGAAGTACATTATGAAATAAAACATAACAAAGACTGATACGTGGATTATGGATGCGATTGCAAGAAATATACTAGATGGTATTGACTTATTTATTCTCTACACATCCCTTGTAAGTATTTCAGCTATCGTTCTCATGTTCACGACGCTGGTCTAGCCGAATTTCATTGCCTTCTATAGTTACTATCACTATCTTTCGCTTACTAGCCAAGTCTTCGCTTCTTCCGGGTCGGAGAAAAATGAAACCGGGTAGCTAATATCAAGCTTCTTTATTTCCCGCTTGAGTCTCCACTTACTTACACCAGAA
Above is a window of Paenibacillus wynnii DNA encoding:
- a CDS encoding creatininase family protein is translated as MNYTNTTTDLSDNPIDTAIISVGATEQFGPFLPMHLDTLIAEQYAEAYGKVLNAICVTYISF